ttctaatacttaaaaaataaaaattttcaagtgttaaaaataccaaaaagacttttcaagtgttaaaaataccaaaaaaacttttcaaaattattaccaaacgcactcttagTATTACCTGGTCTAAATGTTATTTACTCTATAAGACTTAtatcaattatcatttttactttcttttcacttAAGGGATGCAATACACCTATTTGTTTCTCAATAGATCACCTCGATCTTTGTCTTTTTTCCTCAAAGGCATTTCCAAGATTTCTTTAAGTAAAACTTAATTTGAGAGTTTTGAAACGAAGgcaaaatattgattttttttttaaggctatttcaaatatgtttttatacAAAGCCCTAACTTTTTAGTTAAGTCGAAATGCTTCCTAAAAGAtatgaaagtttttttaaaaaaaattggaacaaAAACATTGGAGGTACTTGAGCATCCTCTAGGGTGGCTCTTGAGGATCCCTTGTTGGATGTTCAAGCAATCAAATCTATTTTCCTCATTTTACATGCATCATTTCCAATGTCTTTCAAGCGTCCATTGCTCAACTATAAGTCTATGACCAACCATACTTATTTTTACCATGtcattattttgttataaattcaaatttgaaatctaAAGAGCCTTTAATTTACGTGTATAAATGTTAGTGGTAATGAAGTAGTTTTCAATTGGTGGTTTCCAGAGCTAAGATACTAAcctaaattaacatttttttaaaatcaaatatttttgtcttttttttctatcccgtcaaaaaattatctaaaataaatttgaaaacaaaaataaaaataataagttggtttcaacaaaaataaaaaaaattaaaaagttaaataactaaataacaTCTTAAATctaattagaattaaatttggattgaaaaaacttaatattgccccataaattaaaaataattatttagataTGTTCAAACAACTTCTCAACTTGTCTAAATTacatcttaattaaaaaaaagtaaggatggttatgatattttaaaacttttaatgaaaaaaaaaaagaagaattgtTTCTAGAAACAAATTGAAGAGGCTGCGAATATTGGTGTTTTATGTTTGGGTATATCTATCAAGTGCAAGTATAtttgattggtttttcttttatttcttttctaagtagaaaattattattattattattattattattattaaataaatatatatatatatatatatatatatatatatatatattcagtggttgatatttattttataataataagataacTGTGAGAGGTAAGTGTTTACTTCAGAAACCAAAAACGACATCGTTTAAGCATGTATGCTATAATGCTGTTATGCTATTACTATTtagtatttatataataattataattgcCCAAGTCCTCATATTTTCTCCTTCTACAAACTCCACCGAGAAACCTTTTCCCCGCCCCCAAACACCACCCACCGCTTCACACTCCAAACTCACTCCTCAAACCCTTGTCTTCCTATTGCAACCTTTTCGTTTCAGGGGAAATCTCGAAACAAAATTAGATTTAtagattcaaaaaaatataatctttttttctttctcggATATGGCCACGAAGAAACCCCAATTGTCTCCGGACGAAATTGAGGATATAATTCTGGGGAAAATTTTCTTGGTTTCGTTGAATGATTCCATGGAAAGCGATTCAAGAATTGTATACTTGGAGATGACTGCAGCTGAAATTCTGAGTGAGGGCAGGCCGTTGAAGCTTTCACGGGATTTGATGGAAAGGGTGTTGATCGATCGGCTTTCCGGGAACTTCCCTGGTGCCGAGCCTCCGTTTCCGTACCTAATCGGGTGTTATCGGCGAGCATATGATGAGGGAAAGAAGATTGCATCGAAGAAAGACAAGAATTTGAGGTCTGAACTGGAATTGGTAGTGAAGCAAGCAAAGAAATTGGCGGTTTCCTATTGCCGGATTCATTTAGGCAATCCGGATATGTTTTCCAATTGGGATTCCGGTGCAAATGATTCGGCAGTGTCGCCACTGTTGCCGTTGATTTTCTCCGAAGTTTCTAGCAGTGTTGATGGATTTGGAGGGAGTAGCATTGGGTGCCCACCTGGGTTCTTGGAGGAGTTTTTCCGGGACTCAGATTTCGATAGTTTGGACCCGATTTTCAAAGGGTTGTACGAGAACTTGAGAAGTATAGTGCTGAAAGTGTCTGCACTGGGGAATTTTCAGCAGCCTTTAAGGGCTTTCTTGTATTTGGTCAGGTTTCCGTTTGGTGCCAAATCACTGGTGAGTCACCGATGGTGGATTCCCCAAGGCGCGTATATGAATGGGCGGGTTATTGAGATGACCAGCATTTTGGGTCCCTTCTTTCATGTCAGTGCTTTGCCGGATCGGGGTATTTTCCAGGGTCAGCCTGATGTTGGGTGAGTCCAGTTTCTTCTTTCATGATTTGAGTTTCTTATTATGTATgcaatttgatttcattaatatGATGGATGCTCAATTTTTCGTCATAATCATCAGTATTATTGTTATTGGAGTAAATTTCCAATCTGCTTGCTTTAGTTAATTGTCACATTTTGACCTTGACAATCCTTTGCTTTAAAGCTTTATCAATAAGGGAGAGAAGAACTTGACTTATTTGGGAAGGAGGAGGTTTTAAATCTGCATATATAATTTGGGTTATGAGGATGGTTGTTTGATATGGTCATCAAGACAAGATTTTTACTATTGTCTTATAGTTTGGAGTGATTATGTGTACCAGATCATCTTATGATTCATTACTCCTTTCTGGATTTGGTATAAGGATTTTTCAGTCAAggagatttttctttcttgacaTTCAAAAGCTTGGAAAGAGAGGGCATTAGAGATTGAGGGAGAGACATGGAGAGAGAGGGACAATGAATTCTTGGGAATACTTTTAAGCTTGGTTCATTGGCCTATCTTAAAGGAAAGCAATCTTAAAATTGTTAGGGTCAAGATTCTCCAGTAGAGGTGCTTGCAAAAATGACAGCTTCTTTTGTTGTTTCCTGCTTTTCTGTGATTGAAAGATATAGTGAAGATTGAACCTCAACACTTCTCAAAATTCTTTGATACAATGTCCCTTTTGCCTTTTTCATGGCTTGCACTTTATTTGCCTTCTCTAGTTCTTGTTCACAAAAACCTTTTGCACATTGTTAGATTCCTTatcttttgaagaaaatttcttCTCATATGAACCTGTTGCTTTGTAAAGCTTTAGGATAAGATTGTTACCGTCTAAGAAGtaagaaggctttcttactAATATTGTTTTCTTTATCTCTTGCTGAAACCAGTCAGCAATGCTTCTCTGAGGCATCTACTCGTCGTCCAGCTGATTTATTGTCTTCATTCACCACTATCAAGACAGTCATGAATAGCTTATATGATGGCTTAGCCGAAgtccttctctctctccttaAAAATGCTGATACACGTGAGAGTGTTCTGAAGTATCTTGCAGAGGTGATCAATAAAAACTCATCAAGGGCTCATATACAGGTGCTGTTTCCTTCTCATTAAGCCTTGTTCACCTAACAGTTATAATGTATAAAATTTGACAGTAAATATTATGTACTGATATAAAATAGGTATGCTGGTATCGGCTGTCTGGTTTTTCATGCCCGAcaattttttttggcaaaaattAGTACCATTTTCCTACTGCTACCTGTTCTCAGGTTCACCCTGAGcaagaaatttttttgtcattagTTGGCAcatttttttctactttaatGTTGCATCACATGTGATTTGGTTACAGGTTGATCCCCTATCTTGTGCAAGTTCAGGCATGTTTGTCAGTCTTAGTGCAGTCATGCTTCGACTCTGTGAGCCATTCTTAGATTTAACAAAAATGGACAAAATTGATCCCAAATATGTATTTTACAGTACCCGATTGGATCTGAGGTGAGAGTCTTCGGTTTAGTAAAtgccttaaaaaaatttcttgatgtttttatcagtttttttcactttttcttctaATTCTTGGTCATGAACCCATATTAGAGGATTGACTGCTCTACATGCATCATCTGAGGAAGTTGCTGAATGGATTAATAAAGATAGTCCTGGGGGAACGGAGGGCTCTAGGCAATATAGTGATGGCGAAAGCCGCTTGCTACAATCTCAAGAAGCCACCAGTTCTGGCAGTAATGCTCATGGACCTTCTTTCCTCCATAATGCCAAGCCAGTGCCAATTTCTAGTGAAAAAGCTAAATACTCATTTATCTGTGAATGCTTCTTTATGACTGCAAGAGTACTGAACTTGGGCCTGCTAAAAGCATTTTCTGACTTTAAGCATCTAGTTCAGGTAATGCATCTGTCTCATATTATTCAGCAACTGATGTTTAGTTAGCCTTATTTTCACTTTGTGTGattaatgttattatttttttttcaaatgaaattttattcagGATATTTCAAGATGTGAAGATTCCCTTGCCACGTTGAAGGCCGTGCAGGGACAGGCACCTTCTCCAGAACTAGAGGCGGATATAGCTCGCTTTGAGAAAGAAATTGAGTTGTATTCACAGGAAAAGCTATGTTATGAAGCTCAGATACTCAGGGTATCACATCTCTCTGTTTGTGTGTATGTGTTCAAAGTCATATCTACATTGCAAGAAAAATCTTCAGAATACTGGTAATAGGGACCAGCTGTATGTCTTAATGAATATATCTTTGGAATGCTTGAGGTTTTAgcctaaatatttttcttacatacCAGTAATGGCtgctctctcgctctctctctctctctctctctctctctcttttgtttttcttctttggtgAAGATCCTCTTGCATGTGGCCCTTATCTTTTATTGCCTTCCCTCTGTGATGAAGTTCATTTCAtactaagaaaaagaaagaaagaggctGTTTTTGGTAGCTATATCAAGTATGGATGTCTACTATGTTCTCATAGCTAGTGTGACATGCATTATTTTTGGTAGTCATGTGAAGCATTGGTGTGTATTTTGTTGTGATGCCTCATTtgatatttcttaaaatttcaaagcagacctttgttttctttatcaGTCCAAACCAGTTTTACACAAATTGAAACTTCCTCACAAAATCTCTCTGTTCTGAAGGATGTTTTAGcctgtaaattttaaaattaaaaccttttatttggTAGCCTCTTTTCATG
Above is a genomic segment from Vitis riparia cultivar Riparia Gloire de Montpellier isolate 1030 chromosome 14, EGFV_Vit.rip_1.0, whole genome shotgun sequence containing:
- the LOC117929993 gene encoding probable ubiquitin conjugation factor E4 — protein: MATKKPQLSPDEIEDIILGKIFLVSLNDSMESDSRIVYLEMTAAEILSEGRPLKLSRDLMERVLIDRLSGNFPGAEPPFPYLIGCYRRAYDEGKKIASKKDKNLRSELELVVKQAKKLAVSYCRIHLGNPDMFSNWDSGANDSAVSPLLPLIFSEVSSSVDGFGGSSIGCPPGFLEEFFRDSDFDSLDPIFKGLYENLRSIVLKVSALGNFQQPLRAFLYLVRFPFGAKSLVSHRWWIPQGAYMNGRVIEMTSILGPFFHVSALPDRGIFQGQPDVGQQCFSEASTRRPADLLSSFTTIKTVMNSLYDGLAEVLLSLLKNADTRESVLKYLAEVINKNSSRAHIQVDPLSCASSGMFVSLSAVMLRLCEPFLDLTKMDKIDPKYVFYSTRLDLRGLTALHASSEEVAEWINKDSPGGTEGSRQYSDGESRLLQSQEATSSGSNAHGPSFLHNAKPVPISSEKAKYSFICECFFMTARVLNLGLLKAFSDFKHLVQDISRCEDSLATLKAVQGQAPSPELEADIARFEKEIELYSQEKLCYEAQILRDGTLLQHALSFYRLMVVWLVRLIGGFKMPLPSTCPMEFACMPEHFVEDAMELLIFASRIPKALDGVLLDDFMNFIIMFMASPNFIRNPYLRAKMVEVLNCWMPRRSGSSATATLFEGHRLSLEYLVRNLLKLYVDIEFTGSHTQFYDKFNIRHNIAELLEYLWQVPSHRNAWRQIAKEEEKGVYLNFLNFLINDSIYLLDESLNKILELKELEAEMSNTVEWERRPATERQERTRLFHSQENIIRIDMKLANEDVSMLAFTSEQITVPFLLPEMVERVANMLNYFLLQLVGPQRKSLSLKDPEKYEFRPKQLLKQIVHIYVHLARGDTQKIFPTAISKDGRSYNEQLFSAAADVLRRIGEDGRIIQEFSELGARAKVAASEAMDAEAALGEIPDEFLDPIQYTLMKDPVILPSSRITVDRPVIQRHLLSDNTDPFNRSHLTSDMLIPNIELKARIEEFIRSQELKKHAEVLTMQQSKAAMQTTTGEMTLID